In the genome of Oncorhynchus gorbuscha isolate QuinsamMale2020 ecotype Even-year linkage group LG05, OgorEven_v1.0, whole genome shotgun sequence, the window TTTTATTATTGTTCTCTACATTGATTGTGCATTGGGCTTTGGCCGGCAACCACTTCTAGTTTAAGTTTAAATGTGCCTCTTAGTAGTCTAATTGCATATCAGTAACCCTAAGCACTAAACCACCATTCAGGGTTGTCAATTAGGCACATTAAGAAATCATTGAAACATGATGGAATTGTTAaattagtttttattttattttacctttaaataggcaagtcagttaagaacaaattcttattttcaataacggcctaggaacagtgagttaactgccttgttcagagctctaaccactcgactacctgccgccccatgcaTGCAAGACTAGTTAATTGACCCTCAAGACTGCGTGCCCTACAGAGGCAAGACATGATGTTCTTGGCCGAGGTTGGCATCGTGATTCGAGCCCTCGTGTCTTCAGGCATAGGTATTAGTGTCGTGGACATGTATCTATATCCTTAATGACAACTTGACCTGCCAACTTGTGCTAAGCTCGTCGACCTACCTGGTCTAAAATAGACTGAGGCATCAGCAGTTGAGTTGCTGGCCTGGTGTGATTTGCTCTACTGTCTTGAACTACAGGTAtctaccaaaataaaggaaaccccaacATAGTATCGTAacagggcgttgggccaccacaagccgctagaacagcttcaatgcgccttggcatagagtaacagacacttgtagaatctattgGAGAGTTGTTGATGGcggtggaaaacactgtctcagacacctctccagaatctcccataaattGGGTTGGGAtctggtgactgacacacacatcCTTTAACCCCCCTACGCTCCTTTGAGACTGCTCTTTCAATGTCACTGAGATCTTAGCCATGGtggccaaaataatgggcaactgagTATTGTTATACACAACATCTCATCATGATTTGGGTCAACTGATTCATTAACTCAGGAACTACACCTGTGTAGAAGCTCCTGCTTTCAATATGCTTTTgtgtccctcatttactcaaatgTTCCCTTTATTTCGGCAGTTACGTGTGACAACGCTCCCATTGGGAGAATTCTTTCTGTCCATGTTACAGGCCCAATGTCACATTTTGAAAGTGAATACACGTTGTTCTCTCTCACATACAATGGCATTTAAACATGGGACAAAATAGTTTTAAATGAAGGACGGGTTAGCCTAGGTTTGAGTCAATGGCTTTCAACATAGGGCCTTGGTGTTCTTTGCCTCGATCAGAGACATTGTTGAAGTGCTTTGTCTTGGCTGCATATTGAGGTGATGAGAAATGCACTGTTTgacattatttacatttacatttaagtcatttagcagacgctcttatccagagcgacttacaaattattcACACAACAGTCACCTTACCCTCCTGTCAGGTGCTTACATGCATTCAAATAGTATTGTCCCCCTCCAGATAAGCTCCAGTCTTGGGTTTACTTTTGTCGTTTGATTTTCTATTGTCCTCCATGGTGTCTGTTATAAGAAAGCAATTTTGTTGATCATTTAGTTTTTTGCCCCTGCAGAAAGCGGTGAAAAATGCAGACAATGACCTGGATGGGCAGATGGTCTTTGAGGAGTTTGTTCACTATTTGCAAGATCAGGAGAAAGATCTGAAACTCGTCTTCAAGAACCTGGACAGAAGGAGAGCTGGTATGCTATTATGCACAAATCCGAACTTAGTTTCAGAACATGCCTAAGCTACCATAAAATACACATTTAGTTTGGATTCAGGTGGAATTGTGATGAATTGTCTTCCGTTGTGATTCAGATAAAATGGATTCTAAGGAGATCATGCAGTCTCTCCAGGACCTTGGTGTTCACATATCCCAGCAGCATGCAGAGAAGGTCCTACAGAGGTAAGGTATTAGGATGAAACGGTGTTTCCTTATGATTTTGGTCAATGTTGTCAGTATAGCTATTATTACCAGTTTGATTCATATTCTCAAGAGTTTATGGTTTtgttttaatctgttttttttttaaatagcatgGATAAGAATGGAACAATGACCATTGACTGGAATGAGTGGAGCAACTACCCTCTGCTACAGCCCAAAGAGAACAACATCCCTGAGATCACCCTCTACTGGAAACACTCCACGGTGAGGGAGGATGTAAAATAGCTATCCACAAAGCAGAGAATTGAATTATATTTAACATGAATTTAAGTACACTCTGTATCCACTGACAATAGCCTTTGAAGTTCAATATTGTGAATGGTCATGTTAATCCTATTGTATAGATAAACACGGAATGGATGTGTGTCACCAATTAATATTTGTTACTAATTGGTGGACAGGAAAGCTCTTAATACAAGATTCTGCTAAAAAAAAATTACGGGTTAAATTAATTACCCCCTTATATAAAATGTCAATACAACGTTTAATTATCCCTTATGTAACATCATCACATTTGTAAAGAGGTAGGAGGAGAATAAAATGATCCCATGCCTTCTTAGAACCACCTTCATGGGACAGTGTGATCTTGGGCAGCGTGTGGGAGGGGTATTGAAATACTGTACGCCTTAATGAGCGAGCCGGCTTCTAAATCTTAGCCTGCTTACCTCTCCAATGTGCCAAAAGCTACAGAACAGCCTTTATAGGTTGAGCTGGGGCTAAAAATATTCAGACATACTCCCTTGGAGATGAGATGACCACCTAACACAAAAGCCAGGCAAAATGTCAAGCAGCATTTACTCTTGAGTCACTTTGGCCAGACTAACATGTGGCAGTAGTATTAATTACACTTGCATAACTGGTGCTGCCAATTTTCTAAGTTCTTGCCTATCATTAAATAGTTTTCATTTAGTGATTTGGTGCTGGCATGGTAAAGAGGTATAAAGCCTGTACTCTGGTATGGATTTTGCAAAGGCACCTACCTCTCTTGGGACTTAAACTATGTCTGGGGAGGCTCCCTGGCTGACGTAGATGGTCATTGTGCAACAAACAATCTTACAAGTAGGGAACATTCCCCTCAGTCTTCACCCTCATAATATCAGGACTGCACGTCAAGTCCGAACCACGGCATTAAAGCAGAAGCACCCTTATGTGTTAACTGGTTTAATGTCTGATTACACAGCAGTGTCCCAAAAATAACAGAACATGAAACGTGTAGAATCCAACTTGCTTCCTAACTCGGAACATTAAGTCAACTGACCTAAAGCCTCATAACCTGTGACCTTTGCTCTAAAGGGATGAGGGCAGAGTCTTCTCTGACGCACATTTAGCTGTCAATACTGCTTGTCCCTAGTCACCTCTAGGTGAATGGTTTGTCTAAACATGAGGCCTTAGAAATCCCACACACTGAAAATGTCAGCTCGCCCCTTATAGCTTGACTAAACTTCTTGTTGCAGCTGCTCTTGGATAACTAATGTATTTTGGGACAAAATAAATGGGCTAGTGGATAATTATACTAATGTTCAATCTGTCTGCTCTCTAGCTGTTTGACGTAGGCGACAATCTGATGGTGCCTGATGACTTCACGACAGAGGAGAAACTGACAGGCATGTGGTGGAGGCATCTGGTAGCAGGCGGAGGTGCAGGAGCAGTGTCCCGAACATTCACCGCCCCCTTAGACCGACTCAAAGTACTCATGCAGGTAAGAAGCCCTTGATCTACTGTCTTCGATACCACCACAGCACTGTATTCCCAACAACACTTTAAGTCCTAGGAATGGTACACCTACCTGTTCATTGTTGAGTGAAAGTGGGCATCTTGCATAACTTGTAGGCAAATAACAGAACTGTTGCAAGAGCGATTACCTAAGAGTCATACATGGGTTAATGCATGGGTTAATGTCCCAAAACATGGGGTCAAGGGTCCTAGTGGCTGTTTGTTCCCCCCTGGCTCATCCAGCCGACCAATTACTGTGTCTGAGAGCCAGCACACCTTCTCTGTTGAGATGTGATTGGCTGCAGCGGCAGATAAGTCAGGAGTGAGTAGATAGGATTTTACGTGATAGCAAAGTGTGGACTCACGATTGACGTCAGTGGGTCTGTTTGAACAAGTCATCTGTGGGTTGGTGCAACTGACCCCAGTACActttgacttgttccacattgtACTTACATTCTCAGAGCGAATGCCTCATTACTTGAATAACTGAATAAATGTTTTGAGAAGGGGCCGATTCAGAGTTATAATAAGCTTGCACAACGTAAACGTTCGTCTAAATCATTAATTGACGTCAATTGGAGACTTGGCTGAAAATTAAGCACACAGATCAAGTCGGAATACGGCCCCAATTATCTAATTGGTCATTTGACTTCTGTATGATAAACGTTTTATATTCTTGATTTGTCAGGTCCATGGTTCCCGTAGCAACAACATGTGCATCATGAGTGGGCTCACCCAGATGATCAAAGAAGGTGGGATGAGGTCGCTGTGGAGAGGGAATGGAATCAACATTATCAAAATTGCCCCTGAATCCGCCATCAAGTTCATGGCCTATGAGCAGGTACTACATGCAACACAACACTCCTGTATCATTTTACTTATTTTAGGGAAAGTCTGGACTCGTATACCGTTTATTATAACTCCATCTAAATTCTGTATGTGACGACCAAGTTTATGTTCTAACGGTGTCTATCTTATCTCATCCCCTCACTTTCCTTTCAACGGACACTGGTGTAGATCAAGCGTTTGATTGGCAGTGATAAGGAGACACTTGGCATCCTGGAGCGTTTTGTAGCTGGCTCGATGGCTGGAGTCATCGCTCAGAGCACCATCTACCCCATGGAGGTGAGCAGCCGTCAGTCATCGCCCTGTCATTACAGATGGGGACGATTACACCTGTGATTTTTATCAGGATGGGGACAAACACTTGTGATTTGAAAGTTTGTACTGCCAATGTTTTCGTTCCGATTACATGCCACCTGCTAGGTTTTAATTTTTTTTCCCTGCTCACCAGGTTCTGAAAACACGGCTTGCCCTGCGAAAGACTGGTCAGTACTCTGGCATCTCTGACTGTGCAAAGAGCATCTTCAGGAGAGAGGGACTACGTGCCTTTTACAAGGGCTTCATCCCCAACATGATGGGCATCATCCCCTACGCTGGAATGGACCTGGCTGTGTATGAGGTAAGAGACCCAGAGAAGGCTTTTACAAATCTCTAGTTACATGTTTTCACTGCATTGGAGGCTCCATTTGGAATAGTCTATGAATATGTTCCTTTTTCCACAGACATTGAAGAACTCTTGGTTAGAGAAGTATGGTGCCAACAGTACTGACCCGGGAGTGTTAGTTCTGCTTGGATGTGGCACAGTATCCAGCACCTGTGGTCAGCTGGCCAGCTACCCCCTGGCCCTTGTCAGGACCCGAATGCAGGCACAAGGTGAGAGCTTCAACAATGCATACCTAATTTACACTGCTTATTGGAATATATCATATTTTCCTCATTTTATTTAGATGAGGTTATAAATGACAAGTTTTTCTGTTCTCTGGCTCTAATGCTGACTTTGATTTATCTCCTATAGCCATGCTGGAGGGCAGCCCACAGATGACAATGTCAGGGCTCTTCAAACAAATCATCCAGACAGAGGGGGCCACTGGTCTCTACAGGGGCCTGGCCCCTAACTTCCTGAAGGTCATTCCAGCTGTCAGCATCAGCTATGTGGTGTACGAGAACCTGAAAATGTCGCTGGGAGTTAAGTCGAGATGAGGTGACACCCAACATCTGAATGGATCTTCAACCACTCCGTTGAGGCTAAGAAATCTGTGACTCTTGCTACTTGAGGTTTTATGGAGCCATCTCATTCTGTGAATGccagaagatggagaacaagggACAACAGAATTAAATGGTATCAACTCTGTGAGCTGAAACAGGGGGAAGGGGGAGCTTCTCTCAATATTGCTATTGCTGCTATTATTTAGTTGTTTATTTAGATGCTCAATTGTTGAGTTAGGACCAGAATTCTATAATGAATGTTGGTTGAATATCTACCCAACTGAGTGAGTAACACCATAATTGGGGACCAATTCTTGTTCTTGTTGCCAGTTTGTGGTATATTGCCTCTAAAATTGTCCTGTTTCTATGGCTTCACTCATTAAATCAGGTTATGCAACAGTTCAAACTGCACCAATCCCCTTAAGTAGAAACCACTTCAGTTATGCCCAGTCTAACATGATGTATTCAGACATTTTCCTTAGCATTAACAGGTTTTGTGAGTAGTTATTGGTTCTTTCCCCACACCTGCTTTTGTCTTTGCCTGATATGAACATTTATATTAATTAGTGTTCCCTTCCCTGTATGTAGGCAATAGGACAAAATCACATGGTGAATATTTTCCCTTCTCAATCCTTACAGATTACTAATTTATTCACACTGCCGTTTCTGACTGAATTGATGCTGTATTTCTGATTGAGTGAAGTATTGATGTCCATATCAATCTAATAtttattctgttttttttgtctgaTGTTGACAGTGACATTACGTTTTTTTTTTCAGAACATTGCAGTAACTGGCTTTATGCTTATAAATTTGACTTGTTTTGGAAAACTAACTGAAGAGCCATATTTACCATTATGTATTAAGTGGGTATGTTTGCAAAATAAGTTCACATGAGCTTTAAATTATTGAGTTAATTTTGCCTATTTGTCctctatatatattttaatagTTTGTTAGTTTACATTGGTGCCTTTTGTTAATTAATTACTTCTTTTGGTTGTCAGGTCACTTAATCAATGTTGTACCTAAAAACCAAAACTTGATTTTAGAGCTTTGTGTAGATGAACACTAATGCACTTTAATATTGGAGACACATTTGAAGGTTTTGCATTAACTTTGGATACAAAGTTGGAAACCACTTCAACTTTGGTTAAATCATTTTTTAATAGACCATTTGGTACAATGTTTTTTGAGCAAATAAATTAAAATGATATGTAATATTCACTTCTTTGGTGTATTTCTTGACTCCTTGAGTGTGTCCCTTTACTTGGACGTGGGTATTTCAAAGATTCAgtgtttacatttattttattttattattaaccTTGAGTTTATTTGTGTGAAACATACATTGTATTGGCCTATAGTTATTGCTTTATCAAGAAAAGGGTGCCATTGAAAGGAATAATTACCGGGGTAGCTGAAAATGGACCAACTGAAGGGAAGATTCCTGGTGTTTGGTACTGTGGTGAAACAAGGTTCTGGGTTGATGAGGCTTTGCCTGACTAAAGTGAGTATATTTCTGTTATCCCATAAGAGCTTGAGCAGACTCAATTATTTTACAGGTGTTGAGCTTATGGGCATGTAAAAGGGTTGGTAGCATGTGCATATGAACTGATTCTCATTCTTTCCTGCGTGCAGAATTTTCAGCTCTTTGTAGCATGAGTGAGTGGGGGAAATATAATATACGCTCCATTACTTGTATGTGGTGACAGTATGATTATTTAGTGACCCTGTTATGGTAGTAATTTACCCATGCCAATGAACGTGAGTGTGACGCTACTTTTCACCAAACGGTGGCAACAGAGCTATTTATGAGGACGTTTCTTTATATACTTTTCTGTGTCGATTCTTGGTCTTGTTAGAGACTGGTGCAACCCACAAATGGCTCATCCAAGGCATTGTATTGTTTAATTGCCATGCTTGAACTGGTCTTGGAGCAGAGGCAACAGCAACCTATAACTGTTTCCAGAGGAGGCCCAGGAGAAGGGCGAACCCATCTTTGCAAATAAGTGTGAGGACGCAAATCACAGCACAATAGATCATTGTTATTCACACCACCTCTGCTTCGAAAAAAATTAGTGGGGAGAACAGTAGCGACATTGTGGAGCAATGGCTGGGTTCCTGTCAATCCCTCACTGGTAGTGCAGACAGCTTGACCATTGACTGACTTCAAACCGCACAGAGTGACGAGTTAGGGCAAGGTGACATTGACATTGAGTCCACTCAGGTGTCACAATTGTGTATGGCCAAGCTAGTTCATCTTTTAGTCCGCTACGAGTCTACCTTCTACCGGCACAAACTAGATTGCGGAATGGCTACTGGTTATGTCCATCGCATCAGCCTCAGTGGCACCAAGCCTTTTAGCCTAAGTGTAGGCTCTCCCCTAACCATTATGACAAGCTCAGGCAGGCCTTGGATGACATGGAAGAGCGAGAGATAATCAGGAAATCCAACAGTGAGTATGCCTCCCCGCTTGTGCTGGTCTGGAAGAAGTCTCAATCTGAGACTGTGTACAGATTTCCAATGGCTCAATGCTCGCACCGTAAAGGATAATCACCCTCGACCTCACCAAGTTGATGCTCTGGCGGCCCTGGGTAGTTATGCCTTCTTCTCTACGATGGATTTGACCTCTTGGCTACTACATTGTGGAGGTGCATGAAGACGACAAGAAGTTTACAACCTTCACTTCTCCTTCTGGGTTATATGAATATAGCCATCTTCCACAGGGCCTTTGCAATTGTCCAGCTACATTCATGAGGATGATGTTGAGCATTTTTGGGGATCAACATGTTTCTATCCTTCTCTGTTACCTGGACGATGTGCTGGTTTTTGCCCCGACTGAAGAACTTTGAAACGTTTGGAGTCTGTTTTTGAGCTTCTCAAAGCCCATGATCTGAAATTGGCTCCAAAGAAATTCCATTTCACGAGGTCAGTGTGGTTCTTGGGGCATGTCATCAGTGAAGGAGGTTCGCCACAGACCCAGAAAAAGTGAAGCCAATCCAGAGATGACAGAGGAGGATCTCATTGAGGATAACACGGTTGTGCCCTCCCAGGGGAAGATTCTGTCCTTTCTCGGAATGATAGTTTATTACCAGCAGTTCATTGAGGGGTGCTGCATGAGCTGACAACTGGAACGAAGGCGCCACGCTATGGAAAGGGCAAGAAAAAACAGGGAATACATAGGAAACTCGCAGCAGACTGGACTGGTGAGTGCAAACAGGCCTTCAGTCAGTTAAAACAAGCTCTCCTCGATCAGGTCATGCTAGCCCACCATGACTTAGTAGACCTTTCTTTGCTGTCTGTAGATGCATCTATTAATGGCTGTCCTCTCCCAGGTGCTGGAAGAAGCTGCGGGAGTACATGCTGAGAAGGTGCAACATGTGTTCCACTGTTCGAACCACCCATTTGACCTCGAGAGCTGCTCACCGTCAATTGAGGAAGATTCCTGTGAAATTGTAATGAACTACCAAACTACCTCCTATCCCTCTCCTGGTTCTCTGTCAAAGAAAGCAGTGTCAGCAGTCCTGAAGTCACAAGGGAAGGCTGGTCTACTGTGCACTGCTACTGCCTCAGCTCATTTAGTCACTGGTGCCATCTGAGATGTCAGATGTGAGAGTGCTGTCCTGTGATGACCTGAAATCCAAGCAGCGTCAAGATGATGCACTAGCCAGAGTTGATTTCTACGTGGACAGGGGCTGGAGACCTTCTAGGAGGGAACGTGGCCACGAACCAATCAAGGCTGCAGATTCTGAAGACCTGGGAGAAGCTCACTGTGAAAATGAGTGTACAATATCGTGTTACCAAAAGTTCACTGTCAAAGAAGAAGACTGTAGTACCCACCTCTATAAGGGCAACAGTCTGGGTGTCCACGATGAAGCCGGTCATCAGGGGCAACAGCGGACATTGTACCTAACGAGACAAAGGTTCTTCTGGCATGGTCTGGAGTCTGACGTGAGAGAGTACATCAAGAGCTTCAAGGGGTGTGTGTTCAGTAAGGCCCACGAGAAAGAGACCAGAGCTCCATTGTAGAACATCATCATGACTGAGCCCCtcgagtttgtgtgtgtggacttCTGGTCTGCTGAAGACTCCAACATCAAGTCCTTGGATGTTCTGGTCGTTACTGACCATTTTACTAAGATTGACCATGCCTTGTGTTCGAACCAATCAACTAAAGCGGTGGCCCTTCAGCTGTGGAACAACATCTTCTGTGTGTTTGGTTTTCCTCGCCGTATCCACTCCGACCAAGGGACCAACTTTGAAAGTAAATTGATTGCTGAGTTTTTGAGTGCTGCAGGAGTCCAGAAGTCGCACATGACTCCCTACTATCCGATGGGGAACGGGGGAGTCGAAAGGTTCAACAGAACGCTGGGAAACATGATCAGGGCCTTACCTACGAGAGCGAAGCACAGGTGGCCCCAGAAGTCGTTGACCTTCGCTTACAACTGTACAGTCCATGAAACCACAGGCCAAGCCCCATTCCAGTTGATGTTTGGGAGAACCTCATGTCTGCCTGTCAACATGCTGTTTGGTACCATGCTGCAAGACTCAGGTTGTAGACTATGACGAGTACATCAAGTCCCTAACGAGAGACCTGAAGGAGGCCATGGAGACGGTACAGATGTCGGCAACCAAACAGCTGAAGAGGCATGCAGGCCTCTACAACAGGAAGATCAGAGGAGCTCCTGTGGAGGTCGGTGATCGGGTACTGCTGGCGAATAAGGGTGAACTTGGAAAGAGGAAGCTGGCTGATCGTTGAACAACCTCTATATTGTTACGGAGAAGAATAGTGACATCCACATATTCAAGATACAGAACATGTCGACTTGCCAGAAGAAAACAGTCCACCGTAATCTGATTATACCTGTAAACCTCTTGCCTCTCCCTGACACTTACTTGGAGACACCaaatactggagacagtgaggatcagagtgaagagatggaggtctCATCCTTGAATGATATACCAGAAATGGACATGGGTGAGAGGACTAGTGTGTGGGTATCCTA includes:
- the slc25a25a gene encoding calcium-binding mitochondrial carrier protein SCaMC-2-A → MLGLCLYVPVPNSDPIEFEYYESNGLPSELKSLFKLSVFLPSQECSIYRKWRKKAVKNADNDLDGQMVFEEFVHYLQDQEKDLKLVFKNLDRRRADKMDSKEIMQSLQDLGVHISQQHAEKVLQSMDKNGTMTIDWNEWSNYPLLQPKENNIPEITLYWKHSTLFDVGDNLMVPDDFTTEEKLTGMWWRHLVAGGGAGAVSRTFTAPLDRLKVLMQVHGSRSNNMCIMSGLTQMIKEGGMRSLWRGNGINIIKIAPESAIKFMAYEQIKRLIGSDKETLGILERFVAGSMAGVIAQSTIYPMEVLKTRLALRKTGQYSGISDCAKSIFRREGLRAFYKGFIPNMMGIIPYAGMDLAVYETLKNSWLEKYGANSTDPGVLVLLGCGTVSSTCGQLASYPLALVRTRMQAQAMLEGSPQMTMSGLFKQIIQTEGATGLYRGLAPNFLKVIPAVSISYVVYENLKMSLGVKSR